TGGTACCAAAAAAGTGCATTGGCCGGCGACCGAATTTCGAAATAAATGTAATCGATAAAAGGTCGAGATAGCCTTTGACAAAACGATCAAGTCCGAATTTCGTGTCGCCAAATTTTCTCTCCCTGTGCTGCACGACCTTCTCTCCTATCTTATTAAATCCCAAACACTTTGCTATCACAGGGATATACCTGTGCATCTCCCCGTATACCTCAACGTGTTTGACTACCTCTTTTTTGTAGGCTTTCAATCCGCAATTGAAATCATGGAGTTTTATACCTGACACCCGGCGTGTCGTCCAGTTGTAGAACCGTGATGTATACTTCTTGATAAATGGATCGTACCTTTTCTTTTTCCACCCGGAAACGAGATCAAAACCATCGATTTTTATCATATGATATAGCTCGGGGATTTCATCAGGGCTGTCCTGGAGGTCAGCATCCATGGTGATTACCACATCCCCACGGGATTCTTCAAAACCACAGTTCAACGCGGCTGATTTACCATAATTCCGCTTAAACTTTACACCTTTGATATTTGCATTTTCCCTGGATATCTCTTCAATCACCTTCCACGATTCATCCTCACTGCCGTCATCAACAAAAATGACTTCATACGTGAAGTTATGCTCCACCATGACTTTATCGATCCACCCGGCCAGTTCTTTAAGTGAATCGCACTCATTATACAAAGGAATGACTACAGAAATATCCATTAATAATTTGTATTACATGGTCATAGTTCCCTGTCCGGTTTCTTTTTTAACAAAAAGACCGACGATTAAGCCCACAATAATTGAAATAATAGGAGCAGATATGAGTGAGGTTTTAAATTGCGAGTCAGGATTGAAACGTTTCCCGACTCGTTCAATAATCATATTGAGCTGTTCCTCCGGAATATTTCGATTTTGCATCGACTCAACAAATTTCTGGTAATACTGATCCATCAGGTTCGGCTCAAAAAACTTATAAAAGATATACGAAAATACACCGGAAATTATAAAGGCGATAAAACCTATCAATGCGCAGGATAAAAATGCCGGTAGATAGGTGATTTTTCCTCCCAGCGATTTATCCCGGTACGCGTTGGTCCCAAGAATCATCGTGACTACCAAAATTCCAATACTAATGAGTAGGCTCAGAATACTGAATCCGGTACTAAAAAGATTCGCATTAAAAATATAATATAGAAGTGTAATCACGATATAGATTCCACCCAGAATGCAGCCATAAATGATGGCATTAACGACTAATGATTTTTTATTTGTTTCCATAGTTTGATGTTTTAACAGCAAATTTAATAAAGTGAAACGATAATAATAAATATTTCGACTGATTATTTGAAATACCTCTGAACAATTGTATCTTTGCAGCGGGTAAGTCTTATACGGCCAGCTCCTGTTGAACTCCCCCAGATTCGGAAGAAAGCAAGGGTAGACGGTTGAGCGGTGCGATATAAGGAGCTTACCCGTTTTTATCTGTCACACCATGATGGATCTATCCGGAAAAAATGCTAATTAAGATACACCCTGAAAATCCCAGCCCCCGATCAATCAAAACCGTCGTAGAATGTCTCAATGACGAAGGAATAATCATCTTTCCTACCGATACCGTTTACGGTCTCGGTTGCGATATCTTCCAGAGTAAGTCCGTTGATAGAATTGCCAAACTGAAAGGAATAAGAAAAGAAAAAGCTAACTTTTCATTCATCTGCCATGACTTAAGTCATTTATCGGATTTCACACGGCCCTTTGGTAATCCGGTATATAAATTAATGAAAGCGAAGTTACCCGGACCCTATACCTTTATTCTTAATGCAAACAGTAATGTCCCCAAATTATTCCAAAGCAGGAAAAAAACTGTGGGTATCCGCGTACCGGCTAATAACATAGCACTCCAGATTGTACGGGAACTTGGTCATCCAATCATGTCAACATCCATTCATGATCCTGACCAGATAGCTGAGTACATGGTTGATCCCGAGCTCATTTATGAGAAATATAAAAATCTTGTGGATATCGTCGTTGATGGTGGACATGGCGACAATCAGCCCTCAACGATTCTTGACTGTACAACGGATGAAATCTTCATCATCAGGGAAGGAAAAGGAGAAATATAGGTTGATAATCAACCTATTAACTAAATATCCAAGGTTCATTGATTTTTCTTGAAAAACTCTTACTTTTGCACCTTGAAATAATTAATCTCACCCCCTGGAGGCGGGAGGGACGAGGGGTGAGGCCAATTAAAACTGATTCAGTAGCTCAGTGGTAGAGCATTTGCCTTTTAAGCAAAGGGTCCCGGGTTCAAATCCCGGCTGGATCACAAAAAAAGAGTCCCGATAAAACCGGGACTCTTTTTTTTTTACCGTATACCGCTTTACTATCGGATAACGATCTTTTGAATCTTTAACACATTCTCACCAACAACCTTCAGGAAGTAAACGCCTTTAGGATAGGTGGAAAGGTCAAATTCTTTGGAGTAATCGCCATTACCTCTCTGTATCCTGTCTTGCAGCAGTATTTGTCCTGCATAGCCAACAAGATATAGATCAATATTATTGCCTACTCCGCTGATAGTCATCGTAAACCTGCCATCCGACGGATTCGGGAACACTTTCATGCTGACCATGTTCGATGGGTCATCCGGCAGACCGGTGCAATCATCAGCTATGACAACGAAGATTTCGGAGAATCCACCTGTACCGCAGTCATTGATGCCGGCAACTTTAATAAATACCGGTCCGAAATAATCTCCGCTCCAGAACACGGTAGCCTCAGAGCCACTGCCTTCAATCGTTCCGGCATTGGCAGGATAGATATCCCAACTATATGACAAAGCACTGGGCGATCCAGTGGTTACATATACAGAGGCAGCAGTACCTGTCTCGACACAAACAATATCATCACCTGAAGGCATACCAGGTTGATCCGGAATTCTGTCAATGCTCAATGTCATGGCATCTGTAGCCTGTCCCATGCAAGGTTCAAATGGGTAAGCCGTCAATGTCAGGACACAATAGCCATTGAATATATCCAGCGGGCCGGGAGAATAGATAGCATCCAGAATGGTGTTGTTGTTAAATCCGCCATCTCCGGAAGATATCCATAGGATCTGATCATAATTGGTAGCCGCTCCTTCCAGAGTATAAGTTTCCTCCTCGCAAATCTTGGAGTCCTGTCCGGCATTGGCTGTCGGCAGCTTGATAACTGTCAGAACCATCTGATCAACTGCATTTTCATTACATGGTACGGTTGCATATGCCGTCAGTTTCAGTGTGACAGTACCATTGACAACATCATTGGCACCCGGCGTATAAATCGCATTTAGTATGTTTGAATTATTAAATACACCATCGCCGGTGGTTGTCCATTTCACTGAAGCATAATTTGCCGCCTGGCCATCAAGTGTAAAGGGTGCAGTAGCACAGGTAATAGCGTCAGGACCAGCATTGGCTGTCGGCTTTTTCACAATGGTCAACACCATATTATCCGTTATATTACCTGTACATGGTGATATCGAAATGGCCGTAAGTGTCAGCGTAACTGTACCATTGTATATATCGCCGTTGCTGGGCACATAAGTGGCATTCACAATACCTGGATTTGTAAATGTGCCTGTTCCGCTTGTTGTCCATAAAACTGAACTGTAGTTCGATGCAGAAGCACCACTCAGCATATAGTTCGATGCTTCACAAACCGGAGCATTCGGACCGGCATTGGCCGTTGGCTGTAAAGTGATGTGCAATATCATACTGTCGGTTGCATTACTGGCACATGGTGCAATAGCCACAGCAGTCAATGTCAGGACTACCGATCCGTTCTGCTTATCATTCGCACCCGGAGTATAAACCGGATGCAAAATATGGATATTACTGAACGAACCATCACCCGCTGTTGTCCATGTTATAGAACTATAGTTGGATGCCGTCCCGTTAAGAGTGTACGTTTCATTAGCGCATATGGTAGCATCCGGACCGGCATTGGCAGTTGGCTGATATTCAAATGTAACAATGACCTCATCACTCTCAATGACTTCACATGGTGGAATCGAAGTCGCCGACAAAATAAGTGTCACTGAACCTGCTTCAAGGTCGCCATCGCCGGGATAATAAACAGCAGCCATGGATATTGGGTTATCAAAATACCCATCACCGTCAGTAGTCCAGAGCGTCGTCCATGCATTACTGGTCCATCCCATGGTCTGGAATGACTCATTTTCGCAGATTGTCGCATCAGAGCCTGCATTGACAATCGGCAGAGGACCAAACTCTATGGTCATCACATCTGTTGCAATATCTGTGCAAGGTTCAAGAGCATAAGCTGTTAAGCTCAGGTTAACAAAACCTTCTCCAATATCATCCGAACCCGGGAAATAGGTTGCATTCAGAAGAGTAGCATCATCAAATTCACCATCCCCCGATGTCGACCATAGAACAGAGCTATAATATGTTGCTGTTCCCTGAAGGACATAGTACTCATTTTCACAAATCAATGCATCCTCGCCGGCATCGGCTGTAGGTAATGGAATAATAGTGATAGTGACTTCGT
The genomic region above belongs to Bacteroidota bacterium and contains:
- a CDS encoding glycosyltransferase family 2 protein gives rise to the protein MDISVVIPLYNECDSLKELAGWIDKVMVEHNFTYEVIFVDDGSEDESWKVIEEISRENANIKGVKFKRNYGKSAALNCGFEESRGDVVITMDADLQDSPDEIPELYHMIKIDGFDLVSGWKKKRYDPFIKKYTSRFYNWTTRRVSGIKLHDFNCGLKAYKKEVVKHVEVYGEMHRYIPVIAKCLGFNKIGEKVVQHRERKFGDTKFGLDRFVKGYLDLLSITFISKFGRRPMHFFGTMGTIIFILGLLAAIWMGAQKLYYLHLGIKAILVTESPYFYISLVAMIIGTQLFLAGFLAEMISRNNPHRNHYLIERKIGIKIYG
- a CDS encoding L-threonylcarbamoyladenylate synthase — encoded protein: MLIKIHPENPSPRSIKTVVECLNDEGIIIFPTDTVYGLGCDIFQSKSVDRIAKLKGIRKEKANFSFICHDLSHLSDFTRPFGNPVYKLMKAKLPGPYTFILNANSNVPKLFQSRKKTVGIRVPANNIALQIVRELGHPIMSTSIHDPDQIAEYMVDPELIYEKYKNLVDIVVDGGHGDNQPSTILDCTTDEIFIIREGKGEI
- a CDS encoding DUF4199 domain-containing protein, translating into METNKKSLVVNAIIYGCILGGIYIVITLLYYIFNANLFSTGFSILSLLISIGILVVTMILGTNAYRDKSLGGKITYLPAFLSCALIGFIAFIISGVFSYIFYKFFEPNLMDQYYQKFVESMQNRNIPEEQLNMIIERVGKRFNPDSQFKTSLISAPIISIIVGLIVGLFVKKETGQGTMTM
- a CDS encoding T9SS type A sorting domain-containing protein; this translates as SGDYPEWLYTYTGNVTDVNGCISLPMNVNMKFNTVPVPTITGPDPVCAGSTETYITEPGMSGYTWFVTGGTGTSVTNSISVVWGAGGTGSVSVNYTDPDGCTAASATIKTITIYYELTATIEADQTICYNTVPELLTSTVSGGQGDYTYQWQILEGGGEVDDVFVDIEGATNPTYQPGALLVTTEYRLVVTDFCGVIETNVVTITVYEELIATIAEDQTICYNTVPAELTSTVSGGNGEYLYHWAQSADGIEWEVITGAHSPTYQPPALIETTYYRLYVDDTYNCGPIITNTVIITVYDEFLASIEADQTICYNTVPELLTSTVSGGQGDYEYQWQVLEGGGEVDDVFVDIEGATDPTYQPDALLVTTEYRLIVTDYCGVIETNSVTITVYDEFLASIEADQSICYNTVPELLTSSVSGGQGEYEYQWQYRLPGETEIAEYCYSLVDFTGGEYSNSYDELGWTDNIVPSEENVVIEGVTLNIGELWVDSWYDEETLLLKSPAGTTVTVWTPTQSGSVFDFVFTTDVFNGENTEGTWVLYFDDSYGDGGGKAYDVTLCLSYTISSGEITDWADIEGATEPTYQPDALMVTTEYRLFVIDFCGEIYTEPIVITVYDPLAVTIAADQLSCYLTAPELLTSEATGGYGNYQYQWQTFDGEGWTDIEDATESTYQPATLIGTTLYRLILTDFCGEVISNEVTITIIPLPTADAGEDALICENEYYVLQGTATYYSSVLWSTSGDGEFDDATLLNATYFPGSDDIGEGFVNLSLTAYALEPCTDIATDVMTIEFGPLPIVNAGSDATICENESFQTMGWTSNAWTTLWTTDGDGYFDNPISMAAVYYPGDGDLEAGSVTLILSATSIPPCEVIESDEVIVTFEYQPTANAGPDATICANETYTLNGTASNYSSITWTTAGDGSFSNIHILHPVYTPGANDKQNGSVVLTLTAVAIAPCASNATDSMILHITLQPTANAGPNAPVCEASNYMLSGASASNYSSVLWTTSGTGTFTNPGIVNATYVPSNGDIYNGTVTLTLTAISISPCTGNITDNMVLTIVKKPTANAGPDAITCATAPFTLDGQAANYASVKWTTTGDGVFNNSNILNAIYTPGANDVVNGTVTLKLTAYATVPCNENAVDQMVLTVIKLPTANAGQDSKICEEETYTLEGAATNYDQILWISSGDGGFNNNTILDAIYSPGPLDIFNGYCVLTLTAYPFEPCMGQATDAMTLSIDRIPDQPGMPSGDDIVCVETGTAASVYVTTGSPSALSYSWDIYPANAGTIEGSGSEATVFWSGDYFGPVFIKVAGINDCGTGGFSEIFVVIADDCTGLPDDPSNMVSMKVFPNPSDGRFTMTISGVGNNIDLYLVGYAGQILLQDRIQRGNGDYSKEFDLSTYPKGVYFLKVVGENVLKIQKIVIR